The Novosphingobium terrae genome segment GATAGCAGGCGACACCCGCCTCGCTCTCTCCCAGCCGGGACAGGCAGGTCCCCAGGTTCTTGTATAGCCAGGATGAAAGGTCCGGCATCGCCATCAGTTTCGGGTCCGCCATCGCGGCCTCGTATTCGATCCTTGCGTTCGCGTCCTCGCCGAGCGCCACGAAGGCATTGCCGATGTTATATCGCACTGCGCTCGACATGAGCCGTCCGTCGTCGAGCCTGCGCCTGAAGTATGAGATCGCCTCGCGGATGCGGGGGGAGGACGAGCCGTTGCCGTCAAGCCCGAGATTGATCTCAGCCATGTAGCAGTGCCCCATGCGGTCGTGGTCCGGTCCGAAAAGGGCGGAGAACTTTTCGAATGCGGCGGCGATCACGTCGTCGGCACCGTCGCTGAAGAGCTGCCCCAAGAGCCGAAAGGCGGCATCTCCATCGTCAGGAATATATAGATCAGGGACGGAACGCCGCAGCCGCGCGCTCAGTTCGGCGGGATCCGCAGCGGCTTGGGATTCGCGTCGGGTGCGCTCGGCGCTCGCGTTCGACCGGGCCAGCGCCGCAACGCTCTTCAGGCGATCCACCGTCAGGATCTCGGTAAACACGACGGACACCGTCTTCTGCTTGGTCCAGTCGACCTTCCCATGTTCATAGCGTCGGATGACGGCTTCGGCGGAGCAGATGAACAAGGATCGGCTAGGAAGGTGGAAGCAGACGTAGAAGCTGTAGGGGTTCATCGCGAGATAGTTGAGGTTGGCCTTGGTCACGTCGATGCTGACCGACCCGTCCGCACGCAGGGGCTTTTCGGTCCCCTTCACCTGCACATGCACCCTGATGTTGGTCATGCCGCCGTCGATCGCAACCTCAAGCTGGCAGTCGGAGCCATAGTCCTTGCGGTCCGGGCCCTGGACCGTGAATGCCCCGCTGGCCAGCACCTGCCTCTCGAAGGCCGCGAGAGCCTCATCCTCGACGACGTGATTTCGGTCTTGCCGCGGCAGGTTATCGAAATGGTTCATAAGGAACTTTTCTTCGAGCGTCGGCCAACCCTTGAGGACGGTCGTTCATGCAGGCCAAGTGATCGGTCTCCTGCGCCAATAGCGATCAGCGCCGACGCGCCTTGGTCTGGTCCCGCCCACCGGAGCGGACCTGCCTGCACTCACGACGGAAGGTTTCGTAGCTGAAGCGCGGAACGGCCTGGCCAGCATAGAGGTGATGTTCACCCTGACGCACGCGATGGATGTCCTGAAGCACCTCAGCATAGCCGTCGCGCATCGTGATGCCGGATGCTTTGACGCGAATGGCATGGTGCCTGCGCAAAGCCCGCGCGATCCGCCTCGCTTCAGCAGGCGCCT includes the following:
- a CDS encoding DUF4365 domain-containing protein; the encoded protein is MNHFDNLPRQDRNHVVEDEALAAFERQVLASGAFTVQGPDRKDYGSDCQLEVAIDGGMTNIRVHVQVKGTEKPLRADGSVSIDVTKANLNYLAMNPYSFYVCFHLPSRSLFICSAEAVIRRYEHGKVDWTKQKTVSVVFTEILTVDRLKSVAALARSNASAERTRRESQAAADPAELSARLRRSVPDLYIPDDGDAAFRLLGQLFSDGADDVIAAAFEKFSALFGPDHDRMGHCYMAEINLGLDGNGSSSPRIREAISYFRRRLDDGRLMSSAVRYNIGNAFVALGEDANARIEYEAAMADPKLMAMPDLSSWLYKNLGTCLSRLGESEAGVACYREALRRNSSLPEAHVAMGHHHMRLGEFDTALEHFDKVMTGDGSRGKLLQVAGWRINTLFNLGEGRSAFREIGTLLTEAAAHPWIWPWCRRQVGSFGRASQSNARLSLTFWRFYLLTHPDDVGARVELLSATLYLSMTHHDLESTYEDCRTELEAVAEHCGDDGAAYLWDRLGHWAEREDDLDEAERCYRRAYDLADGEYGYCLAVVLNALGRFEESLPLLQQQAHDIQPDAQSWCELAIAYEHLDEPLEAMAAYFRAMELDPAHAAAVFNLGGLLWNTGLPEVALEVWKVAVARFPEDSRVEQVNLRVQAMLMEAE